The Megalobrama amblycephala isolate DHTTF-2021 linkage group LG13, ASM1881202v1, whole genome shotgun sequence genome contains a region encoding:
- the gpatch3 gene encoding G patch domain-containing protein 3: MAASEEVTYFVVNNIPARLRSADLRNYFSQFIESKGFVCFHYRHRPEVSVPFPATDVGANERAEGSDAPAGKQAGLCCCVVSVRSQESDRFVKMYSGNQWIDSKGNWLRRKCLIRRIRVSEQAEHNSFPYKTKSEMRRHIAQSEHFTMTDLKGLPELNPPSLMPAGNVGTPVTVFLELIQSCRLPPRLIRKLGLTFPKTGSNRRYGNVPYLYRNSTVVTPAEESVFTAGGVEISGPGGLDTPSTTLTEDEDTPTSPPVNQESQEAGSEEELSGPDDDDDRCEEWERHEALHDDVTSQERTKERLYEEEIELKWEKGGSGLVFYTDAQFWEEEEGDFDEQTADDWDVDMSVYYDKDGGDMDARDYVRMRSERRLREGLDGLPGRQQKIGSFERFTKGFGRRVMEKQGWKDGEGLGNSQVGLTEALESEGQHPNCKRGFGYHGEKLSSFLPLKKPRKEFHISTIYDEPKDIDKGDEVLRRQPSTSMKHRPWRPGGSTNSTS; this comes from the exons ATGGCGGCGTCGGAAGAGGTGACGTATTTCGTTGTAAACAACATTCCTGCCCGGCTCCGATCCGCAGACCTGAGGAACTATTTCAGTCAGTTTATAGAAAGTAAAGGCTTCGTGTGTTTCCATTATCGCCATCGGCCGGAGGTGAGTGTGCCGTTCCCCGCGACAGACGTTGGAGCCAACGAGCGGGCGGAGGGTTCCGATGCTCCTGCTGGGAAACAAGCGGGTTTGTGTTGTTGTGTGGTGTCGGTTCGCTCGCAGGAGTCCGACAGATTCGTCAAGATGTATTCAGGGAACCAGTGGATCGACTCGAAAGGAAACTGGCTGCGGAGAAAATGTTTGATTCGGAGAATCAGAGTGTCGGAGCAGGCCG AGCATAATTCATTCCCCTACAAGACGAAGAGTGAGATGAGACGCCACATTGCCCAATCAGAGCATTTCACCATGACTGACCTCAAGGGCCTGCCGGAGCTCAATCCGCCCTCCCTCATGCCAGCGGGGAACGTCGGCACCCCCGTGACTGTTTTCCTTGAGCTCATTCAGTCCTGTCGCCTGCCGCCGCGCCTCATCCGCAAGCTGGGTCTCACTTTTCCCAAGACGGGCTCGAATCGGCGCTACGGCAACGTGCCCTACCTGTATCGCAACAGCACAGTCGTGACGCCCGCAGAGGAGAGCGTGTTCACCGCCGGAGGAGTGGAGATCTCGGGCCCCGGCGGCCTGGACACGCCCTCAACCACACTAACGGAAGACGAGGACACGCCCACTTCTCCACCTGTCAATCAAGAGTCACAGGAAGCAGGAAGTGAAGAGGAGCTGTCAGGCCCTGATGAT GATGATGACCGCTGTGAGGAGTGGGAGCGTCATGAGGCCCTCCACGATGACGTCACCAGCCAGGAGCGCACCAAAGAGAGGCTGTATGAGGAGGAGATCGAGCTCAAGTGGGAGAAGGGCGGATCGGGCCTCGTCTTCTACACAGACGCTCAGTTCTGGGAGGAGGAAGAAGGAG atTTCGATGAGCAAACAGCGGATGACTGGGACGTGGATATGAGTGTCTATTATGATAAAG ACGGAGGCGACATGGATGCCAGAGATTACGTGCGCATGCGCTCTGAAAGGAGACTGCGGGAGGGTCTGGATGGGCTGCCGGGACGGCAACAAAAAATCGGCAGCTTTGAGAGGTTTACAAAG GGATTCGGCAGGCGTGTAATGGAGAAACAGGGCTGGAAGGACGGAGAAGGGCTCGGGAACAGCCAGGTGGGATTGACGGAGGCTTTAGAGAGCGAAGGGCAGCATCCCAACTGTAAGAGAGGCTTTGG gTACCATGGAGAGAAGCTCAGCTCATTCCTTCCACTTAAAAAACCCAGAAAAGAATTTCATATATCAACAATTTATGATGAACCTAAAGACATTGATAAAGGTGACGAAGTCCTGCGGCGTCAGCCCAGCACCAGCATGAAGCACAGACCCTGGCGGCCAGGGGGCAGCACTAACTCAACCAGCTGA
- the smpd5 gene encoding sphingomyelin phosphodiesterase 5 — protein sequence MSLRESPFPNCFLEGLHAVGWGLIFPCFWFLDRLLAVCVSTSLERMWRIEQECYLHPLKVVFGSVLFFILFIISTPFALLGFVLWAPLQAVRRPFSYHHQVQSVHAEDRNARWEETRKVSFGFLTGNLCLLPDGVARFNNLGYTQKRASFIGKSIVQGVTRPHIRIFVDSPSSCGTITPSSSLIPQPTPSSYGSVDFSVTDQKDGTEADEANGPNQQQLPKPNCNQNSNQHKHPPRPLRDGDVLIEVSSLFPSSVDIVCFQEVFDKRAALKLARALGPLYGHILYDVGVYACPPAGTCSSFKFFNSGLLLASRYPVMEAQYHCFPNGRGEDALAAKGLLAVKVEIGLQKGQKKMVGYINCTHLHAPEGDGEIRFEQLNMLTKWISEFQAVTRREDEMVMFDVLCGDFNFDNCSPDDRLEQSHSVFEEYTDPCRAGPGKEKPWVIGTLLEQPTLYDENMRNPDNLQRTLESEELRKDYLSPPVPLNGVPLVYPEPDQPWVGRRIDYLLYRESSVSSHCKTEVEEFTYVTQLAGLTDHIPVGFRLSVSLDSEEM from the exons ATGTCTTTAAGAGAGTCGCCTTTCCCCAACTGTTTTTTGGAAGGTCTCCATGCTGTAGGATGGGGTCTCATCTTCCCTTGTTTCTGGTTCCTGGACCGTCTCCTCGCCGTTTGCGTCTCCACCAGTCTGGAGCGCATGTGGAGGATCGAACAGGAGTGCTACCTCCACCCGCTTAAGGTCGTCTTTGGCTCCGTCCTGTTCTTCATCCTGTTTATAATTTCTACACCATTCGCCCTCCTGGGATTCGTACTATGGGCACCTCTTCAGGCCGTACGCCGACCGTTTTCGTACCACCATCAGGTGCAGAGCGTTCACGCGGAAGATCGTAATGCAAGATGGGAGGAGACGAGGAAGGTCAGTTTTGGGTTTCTGACAGGCAACCTGTGCCTGTTGCCCGACGGAGTAGCTCGCTTCAACAACCTCGGGTATACTCAAAAGCGCGCATCGTTCATCGGGAAAAGCATCGTGCAGGGTGTCACTCGCCCGCACATTCGTATTTTCGTAGATTCTCCTAGTAGCTGCGGCACCATTACACCATCCAGCAGCCTGATCCCGCAACCGACCCCGTCCTCATACGGATCTGTAGACTTTTCCGTCACAGATCAGAAGGACGGGACTGAAGCGGATGAAGCCAATGGCCCAAACCAGCAGCAGCTTCCCAAACCCAACTGCAACCAGAACTCCAACCAGCACAAGCATCCGCCTCGTCCCCTAAGAGACGGCGATGTGCTGATAGAGGTGTCCTCTTTGTTCCCGTCCTCTGTGGATATAGTTTGCTTCCAGGAGGTTTTCGATAAGAGAGCCGCTCTGAAGCTGGCGCGGGCTCTCGGGCCTCTCTACGGACACATTCTCTATGACGTCGGCGTTTACGCCTGTCCGCCTGCTGGAACTTGCTCCTCTTTTAAGTTTTTTAACAGTGGTTTGCTCCTGGCCAGTCGATATCCCGTTATGGAGGCTCAGTACCACTGCTTTCCCAACGGCCGAGGAGAGGACGCACTGGCTGCCAAAGGCCTGCTCGCTGTAAAG GTGGAAATAGGGTTACAAAAAGGTCAAAAGAAAATGGTTGGGTATATTAACTGCACTCATCTGCACGCTCCTGAAG GGGACGGAGAGATACGCTTTGAGCAGCTTAACATGTTGACCAAATGGATCAGTGAGTTTCAAGCAGTGACCAGACGAGAAGATGAAATGGTGATGTTTGACGTGCTTTGTGGGGATTTTAACTTCGATAACTGCTCTCCTG ATGACAGGTTGGAGCAAAGCCATAGTGTGTTTGAGGAATACACAGACCCCTGCAGAGCCGGACCTGGGAAAGAGAAGCCCTGGGTCATTG GAACCCTGTTGGAACAGCCAACGCTCTATGATGAGAACATGAGGAACCCAGACAACCTGCAGCG AACTTTGGAAAGTGAAGAACTGCGCAAGGACTATTTATCTCCGCCGGTGCCGCTCAACGGCGTTCCTCTGGTTTACCCTGAGCCTGATCAACCCTGGGTGGGTCGACGGATCGATTATCTTCTGTATCGAGAGAGCTCTGTCTCCAGTCACTGCAAAACG GAGGTGGAAGAGTTTACATACGTGACTCAGCTGGCTGGCCTGACGGATCACATTCCCGTGGGCTTTAGACTGTCTGTCTCTCTGGATTCAGAAGAGATGTAA